From a region of the Paenibacillus sp. R14(2021) genome:
- a CDS encoding copper amine oxidase N-terminal domain-containing protein produces MKKRIWLIVCTAALLTFNSNAYAAKPIAIHVKGKDIQSTAAPIIEKGRALVPLRVVAEALGVTVVWDAKQQTASISKYTKSVKLMLGQKEVLITDGLNEYTLPLETTLRLFNGKVYVPLRLLSEVFGYKVAMGKGVVSIASPLNDSQRSILDKGDLLSARKMVMNMVWNQVFYAHKPLQTTHAIENYSRTFIFPEGKALRFYMIDSDETVSLFELRDDYLVAIWQAHMDIYAGGDGVMKFAASTLFDETGPKPTIGSDFIFYSNGSSGDSSDESSGSIDANGQVTTLGYIHKVGGEVTNSDGTVSLTLPHETRLD; encoded by the coding sequence ATGAAGAAACGAATCTGGCTGATAGTTTGTACAGCAGCGCTGTTAACGTTTAATTCGAATGCTTACGCGGCGAAACCGATTGCAATTCATGTGAAGGGAAAAGATATCCAGTCGACTGCTGCACCTATTATTGAGAAGGGGCGTGCGCTTGTACCTCTCCGAGTCGTTGCAGAAGCGTTAGGGGTAACGGTAGTCTGGGATGCCAAACAGCAAACTGCTTCGATCAGTAAATATACGAAATCGGTTAAATTAATGCTCGGACAAAAAGAAGTTCTTATCACGGACGGGTTAAATGAGTATACACTTCCGTTAGAGACAACATTAAGGCTGTTTAATGGCAAGGTCTATGTTCCATTACGATTACTGTCAGAAGTCTTTGGATATAAAGTCGCTATGGGAAAAGGCGTTGTCTCAATCGCCTCGCCACTGAATGATTCGCAGCGCAGCATACTTGACAAAGGCGACCTATTGAGTGCCCGAAAGATGGTAATGAACATGGTTTGGAATCAAGTGTTCTATGCCCATAAACCATTGCAGACGACGCATGCTATCGAAAACTATAGCAGAACGTTTATCTTCCCGGAAGGGAAAGCTTTGCGCTTCTACATGATTGACAGCGATGAGACTGTATCGCTTTTTGAACTGAGGGATGATTATCTCGTGGCTATTTGGCAGGCGCACATGGATATCTATGCGGGTGGAGATGGGGTCATGAAGTTCGCAGCTAGTACGCTGTTTGATGAGACAGGACCCAAGCCCACAATCGGCTCGGATTTTATTTTCTATAGCAATGGTTCTTCTGGAGATAGTTCTGATGAAAGCAGTGGCAGCATTGATGCGAACGGCCAAGTTACAACGCTCGGCTACATTCACAAAGTAGGCGGAGAAGTGACGAATTCAGATGGAACGGTCTCTCTCACACTGCCACATGAGACTCGGCTGGACTAG
- the msrA gene encoding peptide-methionine (S)-S-oxide reductase MsrA, with translation MMAANNGEWKTATVAGGCFWGVEEYYRRLKGIVDTEVGLANDDETVDPNDIDNMIEAVKLTYDPAVISLEHIIDHLFRIVDPTSYDKQGPDQGAHYRTGVFYDNSSDKLLIENTIAEKSVHYKQPIYLQARNLHHFQVADEKHQAYLANNPSAHCHVDFSLIKDDEKK, from the coding sequence ATGATGGCAGCAAATAACGGAGAATGGAAGACAGCTACGGTTGCAGGCGGTTGTTTCTGGGGCGTAGAGGAATATTATCGTCGGTTGAAAGGAATCGTGGATACTGAGGTTGGTCTTGCAAACGATGATGAGACTGTGGATCCGAACGACATTGATAACATGATTGAAGCGGTTAAGCTAACCTACGATCCTGCTGTCATTTCGCTTGAACACATTATTGACCATCTCTTTCGGATCGTAGATCCTACTTCTTACGATAAGCAGGGTCCGGATCAAGGTGCTCATTATCGAACAGGGGTATTCTATGACAATTCTTCCGATAAATTGTTGATTGAAAATACGATTGCCGAAAAATCGGTCCATTATAAGCAGCCGATCTATCTGCAAGCTAGAAACCTTCACCATTTTCAAGTTGCGGATGAGAAACATCAAGCGTATCTTGCCAACAACCCAAGCGCTCACTGCCACGTTGACTTCAGTCTGATCAAGGATGATGAGAAGAAGTAA